One Deltaproteobacteria bacterium DNA window includes the following coding sequences:
- a CDS encoding protein kinase — protein MMTTSRGPARGSGLVGQVLQQTYRVERLVGEGGMGTVYEASHLRVRRRFAVKVLAPAISSNPEAVARFRREAEITSELGHPNIVEVLDFNHTEDGTPYLVMEYLDGEDLASYLLRRGALALDEAVAIFSQAASALEAAHRRGVVHRDLKPPNLFLCQSADGGPSRLKILDFGISKVLGSASVLTGSEVVLGTPSYMAPEQAEGRSAEVDHRTDVFAMGAILYEMLTGRPPFVGESTLAVLYNVVHGQAPPLSTQRPDLAEAVGHVIDRALSKSPARRFGSMREMADALASAAAQPRPTAARAGHAAQVAGERGGADAETADASVASDAGLATARTMAAGGALATAPVAPDRPGQQTTLSATAGELRRVRRRPTLVAAGVAVVGLAGAVIGAVLWSQHRSEPRDLRGGTGQVGAAALASATPGRDEGVAEPRQLRPDSGPLRPGAVAPRVDGAVLRQRGSRDGGSPSAARGRPVRRDLPGERRSKSSVAPPTSGLAHLRVVTLSGGLPLWAEVFVGGRRVGESPVDARLPGGSYEVSVKRTGYRARPRRVTLRPGQRRTLVFDLIR, from the coding sequence ATGATGACGACGTCCCGCGGACCAGCGAGGGGGAGCGGCCTCGTCGGACAGGTGCTCCAGCAGACCTACCGGGTGGAGCGCCTGGTCGGCGAGGGAGGGATGGGCACCGTCTACGAGGCCTCCCACCTGCGCGTGCGGCGCCGTTTCGCGGTGAAGGTGCTCGCGCCGGCGATCTCGTCCAACCCCGAGGCGGTGGCTCGGTTTCGACGCGAGGCGGAGATCACGAGCGAGCTCGGCCACCCGAACATCGTGGAGGTGCTGGACTTCAACCACACCGAGGACGGGACGCCGTACCTCGTGATGGAGTATCTCGATGGCGAGGACCTGGCCTCGTACCTGCTTCGGCGAGGGGCGCTGGCGCTCGACGAGGCGGTGGCGATCTTCTCCCAGGCTGCGTCGGCGCTCGAGGCCGCGCACCGACGGGGCGTCGTGCACCGCGACCTCAAGCCGCCGAATCTCTTTCTCTGTCAGAGCGCCGACGGGGGGCCTTCCCGGCTGAAGATTCTGGACTTCGGCATCTCCAAGGTCCTCGGGTCGGCCTCGGTGCTGACGGGAAGCGAGGTGGTCCTTGGGACGCCGAGCTACATGGCCCCCGAGCAGGCGGAGGGGCGGAGCGCCGAGGTGGACCACCGCACCGACGTCTTCGCCATGGGGGCGATCCTGTACGAGATGCTGACCGGGCGTCCCCCTTTCGTCGGCGAGAGCACGCTGGCCGTGCTCTACAACGTCGTTCACGGCCAGGCTCCGCCGCTCTCTACGCAAAGACCGGATCTCGCCGAGGCGGTGGGTCACGTGATCGACCGGGCGTTGTCGAAGTCGCCCGCCCGGCGCTTCGGCTCCATGCGTGAGATGGCGGATGCGCTCGCTTCCGCCGCGGCGCAGCCACGGCCCACGGCGGCGCGTGCGGGGCACGCGGCTCAGGTCGCGGGGGAGCGCGGGGGGGCGGACGCGGAGACGGCAGACGCGAGCGTCGCGTCCGACGCAGGCCTCGCGACGGCCCGTACGATGGCCGCGGGCGGGGCGCTGGCCACGGCGCCTGTCGCTCCGGACCGGCCGGGGCAGCAGACGACCCTCTCGGCCACGGCAGGCGAGCTGAGACGCGTGAGGCGTCGCCCGACGCTCGTGGCCGCAGGTGTGGCCGTCGTCGGGCTGGCGGGGGCCGTGATCGGGGCGGTCCTCTGGAGCCAGCACCGGTCGGAGCCGAGAGACCTCCGGGGAGGGACTGGTCAGGTGGGAGCTGCGGCACTCGCGTCCGCGACGCCTGGCCGGGATGAGGGCGTGGCCGAGCCGCGCCAGCTGCGCCCCGACTCGGGGCCTCTCCGCCCCGGAGCCGTGGCCCCGCGGGTGGACGGGGCAGTGCTCCGCCAGAGAGGATCCCGCGACGGCGGATCCCCGTCTGCGGCCCGGGGAAGGCCGGTGCGGCGTGACCTCCCCGGCGAGCGGCGGAGCAAGTCCTCCGTGGCGCCTCCGACGAGTGGGCTAGCCCACCTGCGCGTGGTCACGCTCTCCGGGGGGCTTCCGCTCTGGGCGGAGGTCTTCGTCGGGGGACGGCGGGTCGGCGAGTCCCCGGTGGACGCGCGTCTTCCCGGCGGATCGTACGAGGTGTCGGTCAAGCGAACCGGTTACCGG